A single Fusarium oxysporum Fo47 chromosome IV, complete sequence DNA region contains:
- a CDS encoding heterokaryon incompatibility protein-domain-containing protein, with product MPLCSICLSINFSTILRPDIKGYPEPAGGWPTNFELYYYNARDWRDNDSEKLLVPHQESLENLEASARSCELCRLIERCVSETVAKIKASNDLGFPHIPESNYTFWLSGRKEADGFQIIGCHNELRHQYRIMGGAGVCVRKDSPLACVVKGRRVSPDPMFSSMLADIPNLIEDCKYKHGHVEHEKGEAPTRILRIKDNGQTITLSEGNMNIEGRYAALSHCWGDGPQITLNTGSVTELKKGINIADLPKTFQDAVWVVNQLGISHLWIDSLCIFQDDPSDWAYESARMAKVYGNSTITIAASRAANSSEGFLEKHIQRNYIAAPFRYGQVSGEILIFPLHVRNVGDTSRYARLEDEPLTNRGWVMQERYLSPRIIHFDSSQVCFECKRAFITEDGCSASPSRLNWQYKLPTPNSWETDWKQVVRLYSQRKLTMKTDKLPAIAGIAEYFSNIAATASIDSHYLAGLWRNNIIFGLCWQIDPRKGFQRREGQYRAPTWSWASLDSAIWFPSVKYPLATFQNAHVTLDSHESPFGKVTGGWIRLRARKYLLLNKAGNNTNFTVSFHAEGPNFDISVFWEDQEVYSSPTITDLVENGPYETPFMTIPLACRESGADSDADEVEIVFIVVKAVENGLPSCGGVQPFQRVGSTTLNLRKTDRDSLESLGLYYWMNGYAKCLNDELGDVILI from the exons ATGCCTCTGTGTAGTATTTGCCTCAGCATCAACTTCAGTACTATCCTACGGCCAGATATAAAAGGCTACCCCGAGCCCGCTGGTGGATGGCCTACGAACTTTGAACTCTACTACTACAATGCGAGAGATTGGAGGGATAATGATTctgagaagcttcttgtGCCTCATCAGGAAAGCCTTGAGAATCTCGAAGCTAGTGCAAGGTCCTGTGAGCTGTGCCGGTTGATTGAGCGCTGCGTGTCAGAAACCGTCGCCAAAATCAAGGCATCGAACGACCTAGGCTTCCCACATATCCCTGAATCGAATTACACGTTCTGGCTGTCAGGCAGGAAGGAAGCGGATGGATTTCAGATCATCGGCTGCCACAATGAACTAAGACACCAGTACCGTATCATGGGTGGCGCTGGAGTCTGCGTCAGGAAAG ATAGCCCACTAGCATGTGTTGTCAAGGGACGACGAGTTTCTCCAGACCCTATGTTTTCTTCCATGTTGGCCGACATTCCCAATTTGATAGAAGATTGCAAATACAAACACGGGCATGTTGAACATGAGAAGGGGGAGGCTCCAACTAGGATACTGAGAATCAAAGACAATGGTCAGACAATTACGCTTAGTGAGGGAAACATGAATATCGAAGGCAGGTATGCAGCCCTGAGCCACTGTTGGGGAGACGGCCCTCAAATCACACTTAATACTGGCTCCGTCACGGAGCTGAAAAAGGGGATAAATATAGCTGACCTCCCCAAGACATTCCAAGATGCCGTCTGGGTCGTCAACCAGCTTGGGATATCACATCTTTGGATTGATAGCTTATGCATATTCCAGGATGACCCGAGTGACTGGGCATATGAGTCGGCGCGAATGGCCAAAGTATACGGAAATTCTACCATCACAATAGCAGCAAGCCGAGCAGCGAACAGTTCTGAGGGTTTCCTGGAGAAGCATATTCAGCGGAACTATATCGCCGCTCCGTTCCGCTATGGTCAAGTTTCTGGGGAAATTTTGATCTTCCCCCTCCATGTTAGAAATGTAGGAGATACATCACGCTATGCTCGCCTTGAAGATGAACCCCTGACAAATCGAGGATGGGTAATGCAGGAGCGCTACCTCTCTCCTCGTATAATCCATTTCGATAGCTCCCAGGTGTGCTTCGAGTGCAAAAGGGCATTCATTACTGAAGATGGATGCTCAGCAAGTCCATCGCGCCTTAATTGGCAATACAAGTTACCAACTCCCAATTCCTGGGAGACAGATTGGAAGCAAGTCGTCCGTTTATATTCTCAGCGCAAGCTGACAATGAAAACCGACAAGCTTCCCGCAATAGCAGGCATTGCAGAATACTTCTCAAATATAGCAGCAACCGCATCAATCGATAGTCACTACCTGGCTGGTTTATGGCGAaacaacatcatcttcgGCCTTTGCTGGCAAATCGACCCTCGGAAGGGTTTCCAAAGGCGAGAAGGCCAGTATCGAGCGCCCACgtggtcttgggcttcatTGGATTCTGCGATATGGTTTCCCTCCGTGAAGTATCCTCTGGCGACTTTCCAGAATGCGCATGTGACCCTTGACTCACATGAAAGCCCCTTTGGCAAAGTAACTGGCGGCTGGATCCGGTTACGGGCGAGAAAGTATCTCTTATTGAACAAAGCCGGCAACAACACGAACTTTACAGTTTCATTCCATGCGGAGGGGCCGAACTTTGATATCTCTGTTTTCTGGGAAGATCAGGAGGTATACAGCTCACCCACTATCACCGATTTAGTAGAGAATGGTCCATACGAGACGCCTTTTATGACAATCCCGCTGGCCTGCCGTGAATCTGGCGCTGACTCTGATGCAGACGAGGTCGAAATTGTCTTTATTGTGGTAAAGGCGGTGGAGAATGGCCTGCCCTCATGTGGTGGAGTTCAGCCCTTTCAGAGAGTTGGGAGCACAACTTTGAATTTGCGTAAGACAGACAGAGACAGCCTTGAGAGTTTAGGATTATATTATTGGATGAATGGATACGCCAAGTGTTTAAATGATGAGCTAGGAGATGTAATACTTATCTGA
- a CDS encoding short-chain dehydrogenase, protein MVNHKEILRPKYSFDDIPSLAGKVALVTGANTPDGVGYHIAHQLALKGAKVYVGARNLQKATKAIRIMLAESPQLKPESLVPFAVDMGNFKQVQFAARKVVAEEPRLDILVNNAAVLARPLDKDANGISVSFGINHLGPFLLTRELLPLLNKTQAEHPGVRIVNVASTAHYDVPTGAKFGSLEDFNTTYGSEDEPSANYLRYGYSKLASILHTKELQRRFDQEGVDILALSVHPGGVATNGAAGYLGGRDNDIFRSNLSPFEGAITPFFAAAHPEPAQQRDKYAGSFIMPFGGLKEPTEDANNAELGKQLWTTSEKVVSSVLDCFIWDSMLMPMGGIFNIGQKA, encoded by the exons ATGGTGAATCATAAAGAAATACTACGACCT AAGTATAGTTTTGATGATATCCCATCCTTAGCAGGCAAAGTTGCCCTTGTCACAGGAGCCAA TACTCCAGATGGTGTCGGTTATCACATAGCACATCAACTCGCACTCAAGGGAGCAAAAGTCTACGTCGGCGCCCGCAATCTTCAAAAAGCAACAAAAGCTATCAGAATTATGCTTGCCGAATCACCGCAGCTAAAACCCGAATCTCTTGTTCCGTTTGCAGTTGACATGGGAAATTTCAAACAAGTCCAATTCGCTGCGAGAAAGGTTGTTGCAGAAGAGCCTCGGCTTGATATTTTGGTTAATAACGCTGCTGTTCTCGCCAGACCTCTCGACAAAGACGCAAATGGCATCTCGGTCTCATTTGGCATCAACCACCTGGGCCCTTTTCTTCTGACCAGGGAGTTGTTGCCGCTGCTTAACAAAACTCAAGCCGAACACCCTGGTGTGCGGATTGTGAATGTTGCTTCAACGGCTCACTACGATGTTCCGACAGGTGCAAAGTTTGGTTCGCTAGAGGACTTTAACACTACCTACGGGAGCGAGGATGAACCATCTGCTAATTATCTTCGTTACGGCTACTCCAAGCTCGCAAGCATTCTCCACACCAAAGAACTCCAGCGTCGTTTTGACCAAGAAGGCGTTGATATACTAGCACTTAGTGTCCATCCCGGAGGAGTTGCAACAAATGGAGCGGCAGGATATCTTGGAGGCAGAGACAACGACATCTTCCGATCGAACCTCTCACCTTTCGAGGGTGCTATTACGCCTttctttgctgctgctcacCCGGAACCAGCTCAACAAAGAGATAAATATGCTGGATCATTCATCATGCCGTTCGGTGGACTGAAAGAACCAACTGAGGATGCGAATAACGCCGAGTTGGGGAAACAGCTTTGGACAACGTCTGAGAAGGTGGTCAGTAGTGTGTTGGACTGTTTCATTTGGGATAGCATGTTGATGCCGATGGGAGGCATTTTTAACATCGGGCAAAAGGCGTAG